The bacterium genome includes a window with the following:
- a CDS encoding outer membrane protein transport protein, producing MENKKILVFFLICNSLLFSQAFKNPPESSSALSQSGAFVAQCDDASAINFNPAGLIQLRDGELIFGFNFPYFKTKYIYSSGEEEKKYKFSVLPYFYFVPETKNDEFKFGIGFNTPYGQSTEWSQDIVRIWNYQVPYYSSMQTGNLMTAFSFKLTPELSLGLGLNYYYSKLVFKNLIYIPVPGVETTAKINVDGSAFGGTIGILYKNDKWSTGIVYKSGFRIDYKGTSVIFGDDYPSEIKINFPDRINFGVACYPLKNWKIEFDTEYYGFSSIKNVYINPGFIPSYEIPKNWKNIYNFYLGTEYKKNDNLKLRGGIARLNSPIPDETWEPSLPDSDTLIISFGTELGIKTGKIEMTLLTSIPKKIKKEGNYEGIYKSKGFFFTIGYKREI from the coding sequence ATGGAAAACAAAAAAATTTTAGTTTTTTTCTTAATATGCAATTCTTTGTTATTTTCTCAGGCATTTAAGAATCCACCTGAAAGTTCCTCTGCTCTTTCTCAAAGTGGTGCGTTTGTAGCACAATGTGATGATGCTTCCGCAATTAATTTCAATCCAGCAGGTCTTATTCAATTAAGAGATGGAGAATTAATTTTTGGTTTCAATTTTCCATATTTTAAAACTAAATATATATACTCAAGCGGAGAAGAAGAAAAAAAATATAAATTTTCAGTTCTACCTTATTTTTATTTTGTTCCAGAAACAAAAAATGATGAATTTAAGTTTGGAATAGGGTTCAATACTCCATACGGACAATCAACAGAGTGGAGCCAAGATATTGTCAGGATATGGAATTATCAAGTTCCTTATTACTCAAGTATGCAAACAGGTAATTTAATGACTGCATTTTCTTTTAAATTAACACCAGAACTTTCTTTGGGATTAGGATTAAACTATTATTATAGCAAATTAGTTTTTAAAAATCTTATCTATATTCCAGTTCCTGGAGTTGAAACCACAGCAAAAATAAATGTTGATGGAAGTGCTTTTGGAGGGACTATAGGAATCTTATACAAAAATGATAAATGGTCCACAGGAATAGTTTATAAATCTGGATTTAGAATAGATTATAAAGGAACTTCTGTTATTTTTGGAGATGATTATCCATCAGAAATAAAAATAAATTTTCCTGATAGAATAAATTTCGGTGTAGCCTGCTATCCATTAAAAAACTGGAAAATTGAATTTGATACAGAATATTATGGATTCTCTTCCATTAAAAATGTCTATATAAATCCAGGTTTCATTCCTTCATATGAAATACCAAAAAACTGGAAAAATATTTATAATTTTTATCTTGGAACAGAATATAAAAAAAATGATAATCTGAAATTAAGAGGTGGTATAGCAAGATTAAATTCTCCTATTCCCGATGAAACATGGGAACCAAGTTTACCGGATTCAGATACGTTAATAATTTCTTTTGGTACTGAATTAGGAATCAAAACAGGAAAAATAGAAATGACTTTATTAACTTCAATACCCAAAAAAATAAAAAAGGAGGGAAATTATGAAGGAATTTATAAATCAAAAGGATTTTTCTTTACAATTGGATATAAAAGAGAAATTTAA